Proteins from a genomic interval of Diprion similis isolate iyDipSimi1 chromosome 10, iyDipSimi1.1, whole genome shotgun sequence:
- the LOC124411939 gene encoding uncharacterized protein LOC124411939, protein MTVPAAFKFLLLAGLLAGVFARGINVETAQEPETFEAETAQNPGSETIESRRKLAEAKLFHEQAENAVYNYTTNLVDSIMDVTQGKIEVRKGVHVEGKYWYSNGVEKRTVVYVADDKGYRVVSDTVELLAPEPKFDANGHISVHTNIAGQDFSYSVTADDIAHYKEDAAKRARV, encoded by the exons ATGACTGTCCCGGCTGCGTTTAAG TTTCTCCTTCTCGCGGGTCTCCTTGCCGGAGTCTTCGCCCGCGGTATCAACGTCGAGACCGCACAAGAACCGGAAACTTTTGAAGCCGAGACGGCACAGAACCCAGGATCGGAAACTATCGAGTCCAGGCGGAAACTGGCAGAGGCAAAGCTGTTCCACGAGCAGGCCGAAAACGCGGTATACAATTACACTACCAACCTCGTCGACAGTATAATGGATGTAACCCAGGGAAAGATAGAAGTCAGGAAGGGCGTCCACGTAGAGGGAAAATACTGGTACAGCAATGGAGTCGAGAAGCGAACGGTCGTCTACGTTGCTGACGATAAAGGATACAGAGTAGTCTC GGATACAGTCGAGCTTCTTGCCCCGGAACCTAAGTTCGACGCTAATGGACATATCTCTGTCCACACGAATATTGCCGGTCAAGACTTCTCATACAGCGTTACCGCGGACGATATCGCCCACTACAAAGAGGACGCGGCAAAAAGAGCCCGAGTTTAA
- the LOC124411929 gene encoding V-type proton ATPase catalytic subunit A-like yields MAPRPNGGNGRKGGKHKVSTVTVETKLHVDEAAGHLKNGNYSKALYSYNQALELSPGDKNALIARSKCYLLLGEPEKALEDAEAALQENSRDPSNARAMYYKAEALYHLGDFELSLVYYYRGMRIRSEFDGFRLGVQKAQEAIQNIIGDKSPPIPVALLTSNKSPEDSPQPPEEPKLPKTQHAPTVEAKDQPSKKPAPRRQRSGTPCGQKNGTAHQRLLGQLEVDKKYLQNLLKHPGNDSDFTRPADVTATMDDDEVESRIGYVFGVSGPVVTAKKMLGAAMYELVRVGYYKLIGEVIRLDGDAVTIQAYEDTSGLTVGDPVFRMRTPLCVELGPGILGSIFDGIQRPLKDIHDLTGSIYIPKGVSVPALSRNVSWDFVPLNIRPGSHLTGGDLFGIVDENTLVKHKMLLHPKARGTLTYIAPPGTYAVDEVILETEFDGQITGHTMIQLWPVRTPRPYTEKLIANHPLLTGQRILDALFPCVQGGTTAIPGAFGCGKTVISQSLSKYSNSDVIVYVGCGERGNEMSEVLRDFPELSVEVDGSTESIMKRTTLVANTSNMPVAAREASIYTGITLAEYFRDMGYNVSMMADSTSRWAEALREISGRLAEMPADSGYPAYLSARLANFYERAGRVLCIGNPEREGSISVVGAVSPPGGDFSDPVTSATLGIVQVFWGLDKKLAQRKHFPSVNWLISYSKYRTVLDDFYDKNFREFPPLRTKACWILQEEQELSEIVQLVGKASLAEGDKVTLEVAKIIKDDFLQQNSYSVYDRFCPFYKTVGMLKNIIGFYDLAKSAVDAVATPVENRITWDMIRDAMHDILYRLTSMKFEDPGITGEENICMEFDRLYEDMIQAFRNLQDY; encoded by the exons ATGGCACCGCGTCCAAATGGCGGTAATGGTCGCAAAGGTGGAAAGCACAAGGTCTCGACTGTGACGGTGGAGACGAAACTTCACGTCGACGAGGCCGCCGGACACCTGAAGAATGGGAATTATTCCAAGGCTCTGTACTCCTACAACCAG GCCCTAGAGCTCAGTCCCGGCGACAAGAACGCGCTGATCGCTAGGAGTAAGTGTTACCTTCTGTTGGGAGAGCCGGAAAAAGCGCTGGAGGACGCAGAAGCAGCACTCCAAGAGAACTCGAGAGACCCGAGTAATGCCAGGGCGATGTACTACAAGGCCGAAGCACTCTACCACCTCGGTGACTTCGAACTTAGTCTAGTCTACTATTACCGAGGGATGAGGATTCGTTCGGAGTTCGACGGGTTTCGTCTTGGTGTCCAGAAAGCCCAGGAGGCGATCCAGAACATAATCGGAG ATAAATCTCCCCCGATTCCAGTCGCTCTGCTGACCAGCAATAAGAGCCCTGAAGATTCTCCACAGCCACCGGAAGAGCCGAAGCTTCCAAAAACTCAGCATGCTCCAACGGTCGAGGCGAAGGATCAACCCTCGAAGAAGCCAGCTCCTCGGCGTCAGAGATCCGGCACGCCTTGCGGTCAGAAGAATGGTACAGCTCATCAGCGACTTCTGGGTCAGCTGGAGGTCGACAAAAAGTATCTTCAGAACCTGCTGAAGCACCCAGGTAA CGATTCGGATTTCACGCGTCCTGCCGACGTAACCGCGACGATGGACGACGACGAGGTTGAGTCTCGGATCGGTTATGTCTTCGGCGTCTCGGGCCCGGTTGTAACCGCGAAGAAGATGCTAGGGGCGGCGATGTACGAATTGGTGCGAGTCGGGTACTACAAGCTGATCGGTGAGGTGATCAGACTGGACGGCGATGCGGTGACGATTCAGGCCTACGAAGACACGAGCGGCCTAACGGTGGGTGACCCCGTCTTCAGAATGCGGACCCCCTTGTGCGTGGAGCTGGGCCCCGGGATCCTGGGCAGCATCTTCGACGGGATTCAGCGTCCCTTGAAGGACATTCATGATCTGACGGGTTCAATTTACATCCCGAAGGGTGTGAGCGTACCCGCCCTGTCCAGGAACGTCTCCTGGGACTTCGTGCCGCTCAACATCAGGCCGGGGAGTCACTTGACCGGTGGTGACCTCTTTGGCATCGTCGACGAAAACACCCTCGTTAAGCACAAGATGCTCCTCCACCCGAAGGCCAGAGGCACTCTGACGTACATCGCGCCACCTGGTACGTATGCCGTCGACGAGGTCATCCTCGAGACCGAATTCGACGGGCAGATCACCGGCCACACGATGATCCAACTTTGGCCCGTCCGTACACCCCGGCCGTACACCGAAAAACTGATCGCCAATCATCCTCTCCTAACTGGCCAACGCATCCTCGACGCTCTCTTTCCCTGCGTTCAAGGCGGAACCACCGCCATTCCAGGAGCGTTCGGATGTGGGAAAACCGTCATTTCGCAGTCACTATCCAAGTATTCAAACTCGGACGTTATCGTCTACGTAGGATGCGGCGAACGCGGGAACGAAATGTCCGAG GTACTCCGTGACTTTCCCGAGCTCTCGGTAGAGGTTGATGGATCAACAGAGTCAATAATGAAGCGAACAACGCTGGTGGCAAATACATCTAACATGCCGGTCGCAGCACGGGAAGCCTCGATCTACACGGGAATCACTCTTGCCGAGTACTTCCGGGACATGGGATACAACGTCTCCATGATGGCCGATTCAACTTCGCGATGGGCCGAAGCGCTCCGAGAGATTTCCGGCCGGTTAGCCGAGATGCCGGCGGACTCCGGATATCCGGCCTACCTAAGTGCACGACTGGCGAACTTCTATGAGCGGGCGGGTCGCGTCCTTTGCATCGGGAATCCAGAGCGCGAAGGATCCATCAGCGTTGTCGGTGCTGTCTCGCCTCCGGGTGGCGACTTCTCGGACCCGGTGACGAGCGCAACTCTCGGGATCGTCCAG GTGTTTTGGGGCCTGGATAAGAAGCTGGCGCAGCGCAAGCACTTTCCCTCGGTAAACTGGCTCATCTCGTACAGCAAGTACCGAACGGTCCTCGACGATTTCTACGACAAAAACTTCCGCGAGTTCCCGCCGCTGCGGACAAAGGCTTGCTGGATACTCCAGGAGGAGCAGGAGCTGAGCGAGATAGTTCAGCTCGTAGGAAAGGCCTCACTGGCGGAGGGTGATAAAGTCACCCTTGAGGTCGCGAAGATCATCAAGGACGACTTTCTTCAGCAGAACAGCTACTCTGTCTACGACAGGTTCTGTCCGTTCTACAAGACCGTCGGCATGCTGAAGAACATAATCGGGTTCTATGACTTGGCGAAGAGCGCCGTCGACGCGGTTGCCACCCCCGTGGAAAACAGGATCACCTGGGACATGATCCGCGACGCGATGCACGATATTCTCTACAGACTAACTTCGATGAAGTTCGAAGATCCCGGCATCACCGGCGAAGAGAATATCTGCATGGAGTTTGATCGGCTGTACGAGGACATGATCCAGGCTTTCAGAAACTTGCAGGATTATTAA